Part of the Triticum aestivum cultivar Chinese Spring chromosome 4D, IWGSC CS RefSeq v2.1, whole genome shotgun sequence genome is shown below.
agccaaaATGATGATAACATCTACACTAGTGTGAATACTAGCTTGCTTTTCTGTTCTCGAAATCAGAACCTGCCCTGTTAGAACATATAACTACTTATATGgagattaatgctgctttgttTAACCATTTAAGAAAAACTATAATTGCCCATTGAATTATGTAGTCTAATTTCAACTATGATGCATGATAGCATCCACTTACACTGTGTTATTTAAATTGGTGCCAATAACCCCTTCACACCCCGATCTTGGGTGCCTTTTATTTGCATGCTATCATTCTCAGCAATTGATCCAGTGTGGTGTCAGCAGGCGTGCTGATGCGTTTTAACATTTTGAAAGTGTACAAAACAAGTAATCTGAAATTTACCAAGGTAGGCAAATAACGTAAAATGACCACCCACCTTATCATGTGGCTTTACTACATCACCACATCTGTTTTCTGATCACCCCTCCCCTAGGCCCCTCCTCCATGTTGGCATGGTCAATTCTTGTGGTGGATCATACATGCTGCTGTCTATTGTTTGTGCCAAAGATTAAAAAACCCCGGGGAAAAACACGCTCAGTGCAGGCCTGCTACTCTGTTTTTGCCGAAATCTGGGGTCTAGGCTCCTGGCAAAGCCCCCACTGTGTGCTGCAGCGGCCTCTAGCTACATATCCCAGACACCCTCCACCCTGCCGCAGCGCAACTCCTAGACTCCTGTGCGATGCCTAGGCAGTCTGGGCGCTAGGAGCAGGTTCGCCACCCGCGTAAAAAACCATGCTTCTGCCAAGAATTCTTGCTATCCATTCACTTGCTTCGCTCGCTGCCTCATTATACTGAGGCCACCAAAGCATCCTGTTACCTTGGTTCCTGCCTCATTAGTTGTATTGTTTGTGTTTTCAACAATGTTCAAAAAAGCGGTAAGCGTAAGCGGAGCGGAAGGCCACAGCTTAGAGCAATTGCCGCTTAAGCGCAGCTTAATCGGGATTAAGCGTTTTTTAAAAATTGGCCAGAATTTGGTTGTTTTTGGATAATATGCACAAGAAAACAGGAGACATAGCACATAGGTAACTGAAAAatctgaaatactccctccgtcccataatataagagcgttttttacactagtgtagtgtcaaaaacgctcttatattatgggacggaggaagtagcatATAAGGTTGAGGTTCAGTGGTTCACACACCACAACAAATAGCCAAATAACACATAAGGATAAGGTTCAGTGGTTCACACAGCAAGCATAAATGCATAATATTGTCTTAGAATGAGCATATAGGATAAATGGCAgcagccaagcagcagcagcagcagcagccaagctGGATGCAGAGCAGAAGCCGCCATCGCAATGCTCTCTTCTTTCCCCTCCTTCTAACCCAGTAACCCTAGCTGAACAGGCCACTTTTGGGCCAGGCCTTATATACCCCCCCTTTCCCCCTCCCGCCTGTGTCTATTTCAGCTCCCGCCTTTTGGGCCCGCCTTCTTCGACTTTCCGTCGCTTAAGCGCGCTCAGCCAGTGCTTAGCGCTAAAGTGATCGCTAAATCATGCTTTTTTTCGCTCAACGCTAAAAGTTGCGCCTAGGCCAGAAGCGAAGCGTTTAGCTGTCGCTCAGCGCTTAAGCGCCGCCTAAAAACGCTTTCTTGAACATTGGTTTTCAACAATGTGAGATGGCATGGAATAATGGAATGCACACACTGGCGCCCATTTCATTCGTGTAATGGTAAGATCAGGTAAACAATAGGCAAAGAAGGGtatttcagcacaactttccatagacaccagagagggagTGCAGGTGATCTGACCTCCCAGTGACACTAAGATGGATGTGCTCTGAATAGCAATGGGTCTTGGGTGTTGGCAGCTTGAGGTCCTCCGCGAGATGACCAGAGCACATTCAGTAACCTAGAACCTCTAATTCATCTTCGATGCCATTGTTACTGGGCTTGTCGTGGGCGCTACCGCTCTACCTGAAGAGTGGTTTCTGGAGAGAAAAGGGATGGAGACAGAGGTGGCCATGACTGTTGTTGGGTCCTGCCGTTCCTTTATATtgatttctgttttaatttaagaCACATGTCATTGACATGCATGCCTTGTAAGCACGGAAAGTATCTGGTAAAAACCAAGTTACAACAGAAACTCCGTGAAAAAATTCTTTCGAGAATTCTAAAAAGAACTTTATGCTTCAAAGGTAATACTCTATCGTGTAAAATTTCAACTTCAAACTTATCTATTTGGGGGGTAAGGAATGAAATCATTGCTGAATTTCTTTTTTTCCCTACCACCCAAATGAATTTTATCTTGTACTTGAAATAGATGTTTATTATAGAACATTATCATATTTTGTTTCAGAATTTTCGGTAGCCTGGAAATATGTTTTTTTTTgcttggttttcaccggtttccactgTAACGTAATTACCACCGGATATTTTTCTTTGTAAGCACATATCTATGGATGCTGCCATAGTCAATTTTATGAACTGATGTTTCTAAGATGTGGTAAATTTAGAACAAGGGTGTTATGCGCTCGCACTTCAACTGTTGTAGGTGATGAAATAGATGGTATCATACTTACTTGAAACGAGATGACTTGAATAGTTCAATGGGCATAACATGcaccttttccttattttactgtTTGAAATGATCAAAGTGTGTATTTATATATTGGCCATTGCCTCTTATTCCCCCTGTAGCTGCTGAGAAAAAACGGCGAACTGAAGATGGACAACAACCTGGTGCTAATGCTCCTGTTGCCCCAAGCAATGGAACTGTAAGTTCTCGGTTTAAAAGCCACACTTTGGTTTTTATCTGTTGTTTAACCATGTTGTGTGTTATCTGTGCAACCATTGGTATTGTATGCCAAAAATTCGCAAATTGTACTAGCCTTACTGTAGATATGAAGTGATGTGTTTGTCTATGTAGTATGCTGTACTTGTTCACCACAAAGCCTGCCTTCCTTTTTATTATTTTATATGTAGAAATTAGATTTTTTTAAATAGGTAGAAATGTCAGACAATATATGCTTGCTGTCTAAAGTGTCTGAGTGTGTCACTCGTTTTCTTTTCTATCAAAAGTTTCACGAACATAATCTGAATGATCTAGTCACTATAACTACTGTTAAGCTGATAATGATTATCCTTTTAACATTTTTAATCAGTTTGCTAGATTGTATGGCACACCTTTAGTTACTTGGGTGTCTCTGAAGTTTATGTGTAAGCGTTCAACTGCGACCAAGCATCTATAAATGCATCACGTCTAGCTCTGCAGACCTCGTTATTATTTGTAGTTGCTCCTTCGTCTGAAGGGTGTAAATTGTACCTTACCACTTTTTTTTGGCTATGACCAAAATATCGATCTTTGTTTGGACGAGGGCCAactttttggcatgccaatgcTGCTTTCCCAACTCTAGGTCATGTTTAGCCAATGTTGGCCAATCCATAGCAGGCAACCTTTGGCACCAATCAAACACACTCGCAGTTTCGACCTCGGTGAAGTGTTCCTTTGACAATGTATACCTCTAAAAGTTTGTAGTAGTTGAGCTGCAAGTTGGTGCTGAtattgtattctgttatgtttcaCTAGGGCACCAGGCCTGCTAGAAAGCTGATATGGTTGCATACCTAAGCGTTATGTCAGAAACTAATCTGACTTGAGCTGGCTGGTCTACTTGAGTGAGTCATGGATTAAGCTGAAATATTTTCAGTGTCTTCGAGTTGGAAGATAGTCTTGTCATACATTCCATTCACTATATTTAATTTATGTTTAGGTATCTTATAGCTCACTAATGCCGTGAGCACTCTGCCTTTACCGACCTAATCCTACAGAAAGATATTCAACCGTCTTAACTGTTCCTAGTCATGCCACGCTCATACTGTCCTGTTAAATTGGGGAGTAGTTGTTAGTAAGATATCATATCTTGCTAGCATCAAAATCTTTGTTGAATGCAGCATCGCCTtcatgaatgatatatatgtgaacAAACCAAGTATTAGCGTACTTATTAGTTTGAGATTAACATTTAGCGGTGCACGAATTTTGATATGCAACTTTGAGATTCTTTTTGAAGTAATTTTGTTAACCTTTTCTACTTGTGCAGGGTCATCAACCTTCTCGTTTTGCCAAGCCTCCGCAAGAGCCAGCTGCTCCGCCGAACAACATCCTCTTCCTCCAGAACATGCCGGATCAGACCACAAGCATGATGCTCCAGATCCTGTTCCAGCAATACCCTGGTTTCCGGGAGGTGCGGATGATCGAAGCCAAGCCAGGCATTGCTTTTGTGGAGTACGAGGACGAGAACCAGTCCATGGTTGCAATGGAAGCCCTCCAGGGTTTCAAGATCAGCCCAGAGAACCCAATGGCCATCTCATACGCCAAAAAGTGAAACAAATCCATGTGATCTCGGAACCGGCCAAAAGAAATCTGTAACTGTAAGATTTTCAACCCTAAGCTTTCAAGCTGCTGTGCTGTGCTTGTGCTGGCTTTCTAACCCTGTATTTCTTGGAAGTGACTTACTTGTTGTTTAAGAAGTTAAAAGTATCTGTTACTTTAAATCAGGTTTGGCTCTACGTTTTCATGTGAACCCTGGTATTGTCCTTGTCAAGTCTGGTATCGTGGCCTATGCATGATCATTTTATCTATCTACAGTGGTAGGAGAAGTTAACAAGACATGGACGACGTACCCCTCGCTTAAAAGGCAAGAGAAAATCATCAGGCCTATCTATATCCTCCTGCCTCTAGTCCATGGTCAGAGATGAATGAATGAGGTGTATATTCCAGTAATATATATTTTGGCCAGAAATCGGAAGTGTCACCTTAGTAGTTGCCGGCATGATGCCTGATGGTTGAACAAGTATTTTAGTAGTGGGATGGTTGGTTTGGTGGCCTGTTTTTTGTTTAATGGGAGGCGTGCGTGCCGCCTTGTACCACTACGGCTTAGCAATTATGGGATTGCTGTTGCATTCGTGGCCCTCAAATTAGGTGCGTATCTCCTCCCCGTTGGCCGCCTTGTATGAGTAGCTTTGAAGTTGAAGAATGTACTGTAGTATGTGTGCATGGTCGCCATGTTTCTTTCTAGTGGAGGGAGGTGGACGGCTAGCAAA
Proteins encoded:
- the LOC123097730 gene encoding U2 small nuclear ribonucleoprotein B'' — encoded protein: MLSGDVPPNQTVYFRNLNEKVKKEELKRSLYALCSQYGRIVDVVALKTHKLRGQAWVAFSEITAATNAFRGLQDFDFYGKKMRVQYAKTKSDCFAKADGSYAPKEKRKKQEEKAAEKKRRTEDGQQPGANAPVAPSNGTGHQPSRFAKPPQEPAAPPNNILFLQNMPDQTTSMMLQILFQQYPGFREVRMIEAKPGIAFVEYEDENQSMVAMEALQGFKISPENPMAISYAKK